The window cttctccccctttgatAACCTTGCTTTGATtcaaacttctccccctttggagtCAAATCATCTAAAAAAAGCCTTGCACAtacaatatagctcaaatgaaaaagttagtagtctagggagttagttccatgaatcatgattcagttgtatgatatcaatgaagataccaattgagcaattactaaggtggatcacaaaacATGAAACTTGTATgatatgagctaagctttccacaagtgtgtGCACGAATTGATGATGTGAAAGTCAAGTGCGCAACTAGACATTTGAATGAGAAAGCTTaaatcatatcatgcacggaggtagctctataaaaataaagaattgacaaggataccaattgaaagagtAGACCTTGCATACCTCTGGGGATTTTaattaccttgcatgtaccaatttgaaagAGACTTGTGACAAATACTACTAGATTTTCCCCCTAATACAACGCACGAAATGTGTTGCAATATGCCATATTTGGTTGCAATAGCCGCAATTGCAACCAATTTATTTCGTAAAAAAAATACAGCTATATGTCTCGCTGCATTAGCCTGTAGCGACGCATgtcttttttttgttgcattagTTTTTCTATTACAACACAATGAGGCGTTGCAACTAGCATCTACGGGCTCGCTCGTGTTGGTTGCAAATTATCATATTGCGACGCATTTGCTGTTGTGAGAGGTGCAATTGCATCGTACCCAATGCGTTGCAATTCCTAAAATGTTGCGTTGCAAAGTATTGTATTGCTTCACTCTAGTTGTGGTTGCTATAGGTGAATCACCTCTATTGCCACGAGAGTGTTTTGGGTGCTATATGTGGTTCCCTTCACTACAAGAAATACCCTTATGCATGACGGTTTACCCATGACCTTCCAAAAAATCATCATTGAATGTAGTCATCTGTGACGGTTCAACCCAAAGGTGATAGATATATGACGTTTAGTTAAATTATGGTCACAAATGGACGTCACCAATTACTTTGGCACCTATGTTGTGAATCTATGATGGACTCATGGGGAGGTCACAGATAAATCTTCCAACATGGCGCTGATGTGAGCGTCCACATCGTTCCTACGTGTAATGCTGACTGCCTGACTGGGAGGCAAGGGGGCTGGCGCCTGGTAGGTGGGACCTACCTGACGGTATCAGGTGAGGAAGCTAAATGTGCAAAAATTAATGGCGCAACCAGGAATCGAACCGCAGCCCTCGATGTTCCTTAACCACTGCGACACTGCAATATTTTGGTATGGTTCCGATCTATTTTTTGTTTAGTACTATCTCAAACAAATTATAGTGCTTTGAGGTTAAGGAACCATTTGACCAGACCACGCTCATCCATGCCGGCCGCCCCTATCCACGACTGCGAGCCGTCCGTCCCTATCCACGGGTCATCTGACCTATGGCGTTGGCGGCGAcgggtggtgctggtggtggtgtagGAGCTGCTAGCAGTGGCGTAGGTGGTCCTAGGTAGCGGCAGCGTAGTGGGCGGCAACGGGAGCGCTGCCGGTGTCGTCGGTGGCAGCTGTGCCGACGGTGGAGAGGATACTGAGGTGCAGCGGCTCCATCAGGGGCTCCCCTTGCACGAGATCCATCAGTGAAACCTGCAAATCTTGCCTCAGCTAACTTCGATTGGTATGGATTTGGATGCACAGTTTAATTCAGAGATGTCATTTGTTCGTTGATGTAGTGGTTATAatgaagattttttttattttctgcaATTTCTTATGTAGATGGATAGACGTTGGATTCATGGTGCTCTGTTTACGCCTCAGTATATTTTTGGTGTGCGATCTTTCATGAACTTTGTTAGAGAGAGGTTTACTGAGGATGAGCAAATTTTGTTCCCATGTAGTCGTTGTATGAACCACCAATCTCTGCATCAAAACGAAGTGGAGAGGCACCTACTGCTCAATGGCATGTCCAGCACATGTAGAAAGTGGATAAATCATAGAGAGGCCAGCGATGTTCATGTTTTGGAGGAACCAGCAGTACTTGAGGATGCAAATGTTGATTCTTTTGTTTCTGAGGAGACTAATGATTGTGGACTTGAAGTGATGTTAGGGGAACTCGACAGGTCTGAACAACATGGAAATGAGGCTGGACAAGATGAGGGAAACCCATCCAGTGACGTTGCATCACATTTCAAACAGTTGATTGAAGAGGCTAAGCGTGAGCTATATCCTGGTTGCAACAATTTTTCAAGGTTCACATTTGTAATCAAGATGCTCCATGTGAAGTCATACTATAGGATCACTAACTCAGTATTTTCTGcaattttgaagatcttgtcagaAGCTTTCCCAGAGTTCAATACTATTCCAAAATCATATGAAGAAGCAAAGAAAATGCTTCGTGAATTAGGACTTGGTTATGTATCAATTCATGTGTGCCCCAACAACTGTGTGCTATTTAGAGGAAATCAATATGCAGAATTGGATAACTGTCCAGTTTGTAAGGCATCAAGATGGAAAGACCCTGAGAGGAAGAAGGTTCCAGCTAAAGTATTGCGGCATTTTCCATTGATCCCTAGGCTACAAAGGTTGTTTGTTTCCAAGAAAAGATCTGAGGAAGCACAGTGGCATAAGTTGAAGAGGAAATACAATGAGAAGGAAATGACCCATCCCGCAGATGGAAAGGCATGGGGAGATTTTGACAACCGCTGGCCTGATTTCGCTCAAGATGCACGAAACCTAAGACTTGGACTTGCCACAGATGGTTTCAATCCTTTTAGCAACATGAGTTCATCTTATAGAATGTGGCCTGTTTTTGTGATTCCTTACAACTTACCACCTTGGGCATGCATGGATGAATCTAATTTCACTATGGCTTTGTTGATTCCTGGTCCTCATTCACCGGGGAAGGCCTTTGATGTCTTCTTGCAGCCTCTTGTAGAAGAATTACATGAGCTATGGTCAGGAGTGGATACTTTTGATGCTATGACCGGAAAAGAATTCAAGCTTCGTGCTGCAGTGTTGTGGTGCATTCATAACTATCCAGCACTAAGTACCCTATCAGGGCGTACCACGAGTGGTTACTTTGCTTGTCTCCATTGTGACAAAAATCCGCTGTCATATGCCATAAGGAGAAAGATATGTTATATTGGGCATTGTCGTTTCCTTCCGAGAGGTCATCGTTTGCGCAAGGACAGTGATTTTGTATCACTCCATGATAGCAGTGCGAAGCCAGGTACTTTCACCATAGAAGAGCTGCTAGAAGAATTAGAAAAGGTTAGAGGTGTTAGAGTAGGATAGAAAAGGAAGCGTTCGGGGAATCGTGTTCAAATTTGGGGTAGAAGGATTTGTTTGTGGGACTTACCATATTGGCCAACTCTGAAGCTTAGACACAATCTTGATGTCATGCATATTGAAAAAAATGTTTGTGAAAGCCTCCTTGGTACCATTCTGGACATAAAAGGGAAGTCAAAGGACACAGTTAATGCAAGGCTTGATCGGGCTGATTTGAAAATTATAAAGGAGTTGCCATTATAGCATAGTGGAGATTCATATGGCATGCCCAAAGCTCGATATACGTTGTCCAAGTCCAAGAAGATTGAATTTTGTAATTTCTTGAAGGAGGCGAAGTTTCCAGACGGATATGCTTCAAATATACAAAGATGCTTCAATGCTGACTCAATCAAATGGCAAGGCCTGAAAACTCATGACTGCCACATTCTTTTGCAAAGGATTATACCTGCAGGACTAAGAGGGCTGTTGGATGATGACATCTATCAAACAATTGCTGAGTTTGGCAAATTTTTTAAGGAATTGTGCAGCCAAAAACTGAATAAAGATGTCTTGGCTCGTATGAAGACTGAAATACCTATCATATTGTGCAAGCTTGAGAAAATCTTCCCCCCTGCTTTTTTTGATGTCATGGTTCACCTTGCTGTCCACTTGCCTGATGCGGCCATCCTCCGTGGACCTGTGCAGTTCGGGTGGATGTACCCAGTTGAACGACGCTTGTATACTTTGAAGAGGTCTGTTAGAAACAAGGCACGCCCAGAAGGCTCAATTGCAGAGGCTTATGTGGCAGATGAAGCTCTCACATTTTGCTCGAGATATATGGATGATGTAGAGACAAGGTTTAATCGACTCCCAAGAAATGTTGGATTTTCAGATGAATCAGCCTATACTGTTGGTGTTTTTGGGCACGGTGTTAATCTTATTGGTGCATGCGATCTTTCCTACTCTGAGGAACTTGATAAGTTGGCTTGGTATGTTCTCCATAATTGTGATCAGGCTCAGAAGTACATAAAGTATGTTCTTAAATCTCTCTTTTGTATATTATATCTGTTTTTTTTCATGATTTTCAGGCTGAGGACTTACTGTATTTTTTTTGAGTTACAGAATGTTTGAAGATGAATTAACAGCAACAGGAGTGGCTGGTGCATATCTTGATAGAAGGACAGAGCATGGATTTGGGAGTTGGTTCAGGAATTATGTTAGTATTTTATTGTTATCCTAAACTTTTTGTTGTGTTGTACATAATTATTTTGGCGCTGAGACATTCCCTTTTGCAGATGTGGAAGTTGAATGCCTCAGAGGAGGTTGATGATGATTTATTTGCCCTAGCTTGTGGCCCTGACCTTAGAGTAAGATCATACTCCACATGTGTTGTCAACGGTGTGCAGTACTGTACCGTCGAGCGTGATAAAAACAAGAAGACACAAAACTCTGGGGTGGCCTGTGCAGGCGCATATAGAAGTGAGATAATTGATTTTTATGGTACATTGAAAGAGATTATTGAGTTACAGTACAACGCCAAGAATGATGGTACAAAGAGATATGTTGTTGTTTTTATATGTGACTGGTACAAATTGGATGGTAAGCATACTGCAGTAAGGGATGATGGATTTTTTAAAAGCATCAATATTGGTAGCTTGTGGTACAAGAAAGACTGTTTCATTTTGGCAACTCAAGCTACACAAGTTTTCTATTTGCCAGATAATAAGAATGGACCGAATTGGAGGATTGTGCAGACATTTAAGCATCGCATTTGTACAA is drawn from Panicum virgatum strain AP13 chromosome 1N, P.virgatum_v5, whole genome shotgun sequence and contains these coding sequences:
- the LOC120653323 gene encoding uncharacterized protein LOC120653323 — protein: MPKARYTLSKSKKIEFCNFLKEAKFPDGYASNIQRCFNADSIKWQGLKTHDCHILLQRIIPAGLRGLLDDDIYQTIAEFGKFFKELCSQKLNKDVLARMKTEIPIILCKLEKIFPPAFFDVMVHLAVHLPDAAILRGPVQFGWMYPVERRLYTLKRSVRNKARPEGSIAEAYVADEALTFCSRYMDDVETRFNRLPRNVGFSDESAYTVGVFGHGVNLIGACDLSYSEELDKLAWYVLHNCDQAQKYIKMFEDELTATGVAGAYLDRRTEHGFGSWFRNYMWKLNASEEVDDDLFALACGPDLRVRSYSTCVVNGVQYCTVERDKNKKTQNSGVACAGAYRSEIIDFYGTLKEIIELQYNAKNDGTKRYVVVFICDWYKLDDGVISTAAPYQEHSCFVDTGRRPEVFEILPDMPLNRVDEDGLLVDVAEVARLTKENQSKTITEDEENDEVDDDTLMEYCSEEEDVPVEVDSDDE